The genomic interval AGAAGCGGAAATACGCAATACAGAGCGTTTTAAACATATTATCGAAGGTATACCTGGCATGTATCTGTTTCTGGCACCTGATCATATAGTCATGGAAGCCAGCAATGATTATCTGCAAATGTTTCATCTGGAACGGGAAAGGGTGGTTGGCTATACGATTTTAGAACTGTTTACTCAAACAGCATCGCACAATGGGTTTACAACTGCCCTGCAACAGTCGCTGTTGCAGGTAACTTATCACCAGAAGCCACATACTACCCCTGTATTGCGGTATGATATCACCTTGCCAGATGGCAACCTGGAGCAGCGGTACTGGCGGGTTACTCATTCTCCGGTGCTCAACAAACATAACCAGGTAGATTATATAATTCAGCAGATGATGGATGTAACCAGGGAATACCTGGCACAGCAGGAGATAGAAAGCAGCCGGCAGCGTTTTGAAATGTTAGCCCTGGCTAGTAATGATATTGTGTGGGAGTGGAACATGATTACAGGTTTGTGGTGGTGGAACCAGAACCTGGAAAGCCATTTTGGCTATAACCGGGCAACACTGGAACCTGGCATGGAAGCCTGGACTAATCGCATTCATCCCGAAGACAAAGACCGGGCGATAACCCAGTTAATGGATACGGTAATAAACGGCAAAACCGAATGCCGGCAGGAATACAGGTTTAGGCGCATTAATGGCACGTATGCCTACGTTCTCGACCGTGCCTATGCTTTACAGGAAGGGGGCGGAAAAACCATCCGGATGCTGGGAACAATGGTAGATATTACCGAACAGAAGGAAGCTGAATTTTCACTCCGCAAGATTAATGAACGGTTTAGACTTTTACTTGATACCATACCTCAACTGGCTTGGATTACCGAACCAGATGGAAACGCTATTTTTTATAACCACAAATGGAATGAGTACACCGGAACAGATGTCCATATATTGAAAGGGTGGGAATGGCAACAACACGTTCATCCGGAAGATGCCGCTCGAATATATGATGTCTGGGAAACTGCCCTGCATACCGGACAGACTGCTTTGCTGCAAGGCCGCTGGCGGCGAGCCTCTACCGGGCAATACCGCTGGCATACCGGGCAAATTATTCCGGTGCACAATGAGAATGGCCAGATCTCCAACTGGGTAGGAAGCCTCATAGATATTCACGACCAGAAACTAGTAGAAGAAGCCCTGCGGGATAACGCAGAGTTGCGTGAAACAAAGCGAAAGCTGCAAACAGAACGTGATTTTTCCCGCAGCCTCATTGATAATACCATCGATGGTATTTTTACCTTCGATCATACGCCCTGCTAAACTTCCTGGAATCCAGTGCTGGAAAACAGGTATGCCATTAGCCGGAAGGAAGTGGTAGGGAAGAAAATTTTTGATGTATTTCCTGAATACCAGGATACTGAAGAAGGGCAGGCTATTTTGCAGGTACTTAAAGGAGAAAAAATCACTTTATACAAACAGCCCTACGAAAACAAAGAAGGATTCTATGAATTGAACCTGATTCCTCTACGGAATAACAGCGGAGACATTATCGGCGGACTAGGTATCATGCACGATGTAACAGAACACATCAAGATGGAGGAAGAACGTACCAGATCAAAGCTAAAACGACAGAAAGACTTACTCAATGCCATTCTGGAAGCCCAGGAAGGCGAAAGAAAACGTATAGCAGAAGCGCTGCACAATAGTCTGGCACAAACTTTATATGCGGCCAAACTGAAACTGGAACAAATGCCGGTTGAACAGGCTAACCGTAAACAACTTATAGAAATAAAGGAAAATGCCAATGAATTGCTGGCGAATGCCATTCAGGAAACCCGGCGAATTTCCCACGAACTGATACCTGGTATTCTGGAAGATTTTGGCTTGAAAGGAGCCATCAACGATTTTTGTAAGAAATATGCCCATACCCAGCTGGTGATAAAAACAGAAATCTATGGCCTGGATGACCGGATCGATAAACACCTGGAAATTGCCATTTTCCGCATTGCACAGGAACTGGTAAATAATGTTATTAAACATGCACAGGCCAACCGGTTACACCTGCATCTGGTGAAAGGGGAACTAGGGATATTATTAAAAGTAGCCGATAATGGAAAAGGTTTCACTGTAAATACGGTAATGCAATCTATTAAAGGCATAGGCTTAAAAACAATTCAGGATCGGGTGAAACTGCTGAACGGCACACTAACCATAGACTCACTGCCTGCTATAGGAACTACCATCACCATCAAAATTCCACTGGCATAGATGGTGATTGGTATGTTCAATTTCCTGGAGGTTATGAATACAAACGCTCTTTAGCAACCCATTTATTAAAAGAGATACACATTTGCACGTTATCTTACGTATTCTGTAGAAGTTTCCGGCATGAATTGCAAAGGAAGCATTAACTTGCGCATTTGTTGATCAACAGCTATTGGCTTTATTGCGCTATGTACCGGATTTGTTATTTTATTTTCCTGCTCTGCACTTTTTCTTCGTTGGCTCAGAACAATTCAACCCTGATTCCTTTCCAGCATTCAGATGGCAGCTATGGCTACAAAGATGAAAGCGGAAGTATTGTAATTGAACCGCAGTATGAGTCAGCAAAAGCCTTCAGAGGAGCCTATGCCGGTGCAAAAGCCAACGGTTCCTGGGGATTGGTTACCAGCCGTGGTAAATGGGCTATTCCTGCCAAGTATGAAGACATAGGCTGGACTGTAGAGAAAGAAGCTGTACCGGCAGTGAGCGGAGAGGTTACAGGCTATAAGCAACAGGGGAAATGGGGTTTAATTTCAGTCAGAAACAAAGTAATTACTCCACCAACTTATGAAATGCTGGCATATTTCTCCCCAGATTATATCAAAGCAGGCAAAATTGTTACACAGTTTCAGCAGACAGATACTTTATTTGGCCTGATTGATACAAAAGGCAATGAGATCATTCCAATTGTGTATCATTCCCTGGCTGTTATGCCTCAGGCTGGTATAATTCTAGCCGGTATCAATCGTATTTACAACGCAGATAATAGCTCAGTACAGGCATATGGGCTACTCAGCACAAGCCATCAGGTATTACTTCCGCTGGAATATGCAAATATTTCTCAGGGCAAACCTGGCACAGTGGAAGTTACCTCTTTTCCTGCCTTCCACTGGACAGATGCCAAAGGACAGATAAAAAGTAAAGTGGCTGCAGATAGCCTGTACGAAATTAGTCAGCATATTTTTGCTTTCACCTGGCAGGGTAAGACAGGAATTTATACGGCCCCTACTTCCACTATACGTTCCTCTTTTGATCAGGTATTTCCATCAACACAAGGCTATGTTCTGTATCGTTCAAAGAATAAATATGGGGCACTGACCAGAAATGGTGATACCTTGCAAACGTACTTGCCAGCCAGGTATGATAGTCTGGTTATTCTTTCCGGCCAATATATAAAAGCCGGAATAAGGCAGCAAGATAATTGGGAGTGGGAACTGGTTTCTGCAAATGCCGCCAACGCACAGCCTATAAAAAGTAAGGCGTATCATTTTATTGATGCCATTAACGATAGCAGTTATATCCGGGTGAGGAAAGACAAATTATATGGCTTTATCAATTCATCCGATGAACAAAGTATACCCCTTCAATTTGATTCGCTGGGTAATTTTATAGATAGTGTATGCGTAGCCGTTCAAAATGGAAAGGCTGGAATTTTAAAAAAAGATGGCAGCTGGTATTTGCCGCCTACCGCCGAAAGGTATCAGATCAGTACTTTCGGGTATTTTATCCGGCAGGAAAAAGGCAGATGGGATGTGCTGGATAAGGCAGGCAAGAAGCAATATACCAGCCCTATTCCGTTGAATTTTGTGGACGATGGCAGTATAGCGTTCAGGCAAAAAGGCAAAGTTGGCAGGTTAAATCCGGGTGGGGTATTATGCGTACCGGCTGTATATGACAGCGTTTCTGTGATGTCTGGAGAAGGCACATTCTGGGCTTTTGAAAAATCAAATATTTTCCTCTACGACAGGGAAGGTACTATGCTGGTGAAAGAACCAAAAAAGATAGAGCAACTAAAGTATGTACCTCATCAATACTCGCTGGTCAGAACGGGCGGGAGGTATGGATATGTAGATGAAAGGGGGCGGCTCCGCATTTCAAACCGGTATGATGGAGGGCAGCCTTTTGCTGAAGGCCTGGCAGCAGTGAGGCTTTCCGGAAAGTGGGGTTTTGTTAATAATGCCGATAAAATAGCCATTCAACCCTATTACGAGGAAGTTACACCTTTTCAGGGTGGTTTTAGTATTGCGAAAAAAGGGAAAAAATGGGGCCTGCTTGATAAGAATGGCAAAGAGACAGCAGGTTTTACCTATGACCGCATCATCCGGGATACAACCGGCGTTTTTATTACAGAAAAAGGGGGTAAACAAGGCTTGCTCGGAAAGAATGGGGTAGAAAGCATATACGTAAAATATGAGAAGTTAACCCCACTTCCAGATGGGAATGTACGCATGGAAGTCCAGGGAAAATACGGCTTGCTGACTAGTAAAGGAATTGTATTGTTGCCAGCTACCTATGATGGTATTTTATATAACAGGTATTCACAAACGTACCTGTTGCTGCACAAGCCCATATCTTTTGAATTAACCATCCAGCAAATCTTATCCGGCGAACTGGCAAGGCAGAAATAAGCTGAGTATATATTTCTGTGGTAGTTTAAAGCACAGCAGGTGTACTACGCCATTTTTGATCTGAATTAATACAATGCTCGCTTATAACTATCCCTGTAGTACCTGGTTTCACCTTTGCTTCAGTAAATGTTTTATGCTAGTTATAATATTTCATTTATCAGTTTATTAATATCTGAACAAACTTGGCTAAACATATTCTTTCCCGGATAGTTAATGTTACTAAGCGTGAAATGTAACTAAAACAAAATCATCCTGAATAGCGGATAATTAGCGGAATATTCTGTCAGAATATATATTTATAAAATAAAAATCCAGATATATCAGGTTTGCGTAAATTTTTTTGTTCCGGTGATTTTGCGCTTAAATAAATATGACTAACTTATGTGATTGAAAAATAATGTATATATGATATATGAAAACCACTACGATTCCTTCCATTTTCCTGTTAACCTTTATTGTATTTTCTGCTTGCATGCGCCAGGACCGTTATCTGGTCGAAACTGATTACAGTTACCGGGCAGATTTTAGAAAATACAAGTCCTTCTGCATGGCTAATAACATGCAGCTGGATGGCGATTCAAGCATGAATAACCCTATTATTGAACGTGAAATTAAAAACCGGCTCGAACTGCATGGGTATAAAATGACCCAGAAAAAACCTAGTTTGCTGGTATTTCATAAAATCTATTATAAGGATTTTAAATTTCAGGGCTACAACCAGCCTGAAATAAATAAAGAAAACTGGATTCCCAAGGAAGATTTGGATGAGGAAGAAGGATATGATCCGGTTAAGTATAGCTTAAAAGAAGGTACGCTGCTGATTCAACTCGTTGATACCAAACGTGATATTACCATCTGGCAGGGATATGCTTCCGGTGTATTCGATGAAAAAGCCTTAAATAACGAAAGATTTCTCAGAAGAGCCGTCCGTTCTATTTTTGATAAATATGGTTTCTTTGCTGATGGCTTCCTGGTAAATGAACGTGGGAATAATTAATATAGCATCGTTGATAGGTATTCGTTGGTAGATTGTTGTATATCTAATACTTATAATTAACAATCATTTAATTTTCAAATCATATCAACTCTATCTTTATTATATAAAACAAAAAACAGGCTCAAAGCCTGTTTTTTGTTTTATATGTATTTGCAAATTATCACATATATCGTTTTATAAACACTAAATAGCCAATAACCATTAACAACGGTTTGCTATTATTTGCTTGCTCTCAGCACACTCATGGGCATCCGGATTGGGTTATTGAGGTCAGGATATTGTTTGCGGTCAGTATCGTTGGAAACTTTGATGCGCACATATTCAAATACTTCTCTTACATCTACAATCCCGTTTTTGTTTTCATCGGCAGCCCCTTTCAGGCCTTCTACCAGGTAATGCGTGAACACACCATGTCCACCTCCCCAACGTGCGCCTTCCTGAGAGGGTTCACTGGAAGAAGACGCCGTAAGAACAACCATTCCATTCTGGGCAGTTGCCACATTTTTCAGCAGCCGGTTCACCATACTTGCCTGCGCCGCTTCCTGTGTGCCCCGTAATCCGGCGATCGCATTATCCATGCGGACAGCACCAGAGTGACAGGCATCGGCTATCCATATTTTCTTTTGTGCCCGGCATTTACGGATGGCATCTATAATGTCGCTTTGTGCAATACCTGTTCCTTCCAGGTTGTGTTTATCTGTATCTGAACCCAGGAAATATAACTTGTCGGTTTCGGCAGAAGGCATTCCATGACTGGCAATATAGACGATCACCAGATCATCGTCGAAAGAATTTTTAAACTGAGTATTGAGCGCTTTGATAATATTGGCACGGGTTGCTTTTTCATTCAGCAGCAGCGTAATCCGGTCGTCGGGCAGAGAACCTCCCTGCGGACTTTTCAGGAATTCATAATACATTTTTGCATCGTCATCTGCATATTGCAGGTTCATCTCCGGCTGCTGATATTCAGACACACCAATGACAACGGCATAAATTTTAGGGAGTTTAGGTTCTATAGATGGCAGTTCATCTTCGCCAATTTCTACATAAATGGGCGCACTTTTTCCTTTTACGGTTTGTGCCTGCAAAGCAAAACTTCCGGAAATCAGAAACAGAATTAAAGTTAATATTTTTATTTTCATAGTAGTAGGGTTAGGAATAACCGGTATTGTTTTAATAGATCATCGAGCCTATAGTAACCTTCAGAAATTAAATAGTATACCATCATCAGTTTGTTGTATAAAACCTGTCAGGAAACCAGCAGGATTTAGAATAAAGATAATTGATTTTACTGCTAACTCCTTATTAACAGCAGTTTAAATTATTTTGATCTCCTTGCTGGCTCGATATATTTTCAAATATTGCTTGGCTATTGAATAATCAAGCGTAGGAACATATCCTTGTTTTGTTTTTCTCCTGCTACTGTTAGCCTGGCAATGTACAAACCAGCCGGAAGTGGTTTTCCTTGTATGTCCTTTCCATTCCATTTCAACAGATGGAAACCTGGCTGGTACTTGCCACTTGCTAATTCTGCTACCTTAGCGCCAGTCGTATTGTAAATGCTTACTTCTACCATATATTCGTTTCTGGAATCAGGTAAACTAAACGGAATCAGGGTTTCTCCCCGGAAAGGATTGGGAACATTCTGATTAAGCTTGATGCGTTGCGGGCGCAGGTGTTTGCTGATATATAGGGGCGAGCCATAATATACCCTGAAACGAGCCGAGGTCGCTGGGTTAAACTTGTAAATATTCTGTTCAACCATATTTACAATCACTTCCTGCTGTACATCATAGAGATATAATTGTTTGCCATTTGGCTCAGAAAAGTAATTTTCCCACTTTAGTTCTGCCAGTTCTGTTGTCAGGTTGGTTTCAACCGTAAATTCCCAGGTATATTCATCGGATACCGGCACCATTTGTTTGGTGAAGCCAGGTGTTTTCTTTATCTCTGAGGCAAAGCGGATTTCCAGATAATCTGTAAAACGGGGCAACAGATACCTGTCGTAGCGGTCTTTTCCAGTAGATGCCGATGGATGCATGCCTAGGCCACTAAGGTGGTAACGCATGGATTTGCTTTCAAGGGTAAAATTTACTTCAAACGCTGAGTTTTTATCATACAAAGGATGTTCTGCTGAAAGTCTTGCATTTCTGTTGTGGAGTACAGGAATTTTGAGATCAGTAGCATTGTCTGCCCATACAAAACCGCCCGAATATTGTTTAAGATCTCCAAAATCATAGTTACCATTGCCATTATAAATATAAAGCTCTCCTAAGTCTGGTGCATGGGTGGCATTGGCTGTTTTTACATCTTCCCAGAAAACTTC from Rhodocytophaga rosea carries:
- a CDS encoding caspase family protein, which codes for MKIKILTLILFLISGSFALQAQTVKGKSAPIYVEIGEDELPSIEPKLPKIYAVVIGVSEYQQPEMNLQYADDDAKMYYEFLKSPQGGSLPDDRITLLLNEKATRANIIKALNTQFKNSFDDDLVIVYIASHGMPSAETDKLYFLGSDTDKHNLEGTGIAQSDIIDAIRKCRAQKKIWIADACHSGAVRMDNAIAGLRGTQEAAQASMVNRLLKNVATAQNGMVVLTASSSSEPSQEGARWGGGHGVFTHYLVEGLKGAADENKNGIVDVREVFEYVRIKVSNDTDRKQYPDLNNPIRMPMSVLRASK
- a CDS encoding sensor histidine kinase translates to MLENRYAISRKEVVGKKIFDVFPEYQDTEEGQAILQVLKGEKITLYKQPYENKEGFYELNLIPLRNNSGDIIGGLGIMHDVTEHIKMEEERTRSKLKRQKDLLNAILEAQEGERKRIAEALHNSLAQTLYAAKLKLEQMPVEQANRKQLIEIKENANELLANAIQETRRISHELIPGILEDFGLKGAINDFCKKYAHTQLVIKTEIYGLDDRIDKHLEIAIFRIAQELVNNVIKHAQANRLHLHLVKGELGILLKVADNGKGFTVNTVMQSIKGIGLKTIQDRVKLLNGTLTIDSLPAIGTTITIKIPLA
- a CDS encoding PAS domain-containing protein, yielding MPINLMIDQDEKNKRLEALRSRAEKRLKLVEGGDTEAAKEKKLNRLVHELQVHQVELEMQNEELQYSRVEIEKSRDQYADLYNFAPIPYLTLDTEGHIIQHNLMAAQLLGYERKHLQHKRLINFVAPEDSHTFYSFFKTIHDASARQIIQVELITKNGERRVVQLQAIPSRHTSAGSGKDSEILLTATDITDLKKAEAEIRNTERFKHIIEGIPGMYLFLAPDHIVMEASNDYLQMFHLERERVVGYTILELFTQTASHNGFTTALQQSLLQVTYHQKPHTTPVLRYDITLPDGNLEQRYWRVTHSPVLNKHNQVDYIIQQMMDVTREYLAQQEIESSRQRFEMLALASNDIVWEWNMITGLWWWNQNLESHFGYNRATLEPGMEAWTNRIHPEDKDRAITQLMDTVINGKTECRQEYRFRRINGTYAYVLDRAYALQEGGGKTIRMLGTMVDITEQKEAEFSLRKINERFRLLLDTIPQLAWITEPDGNAIFYNHKWNEYTGTDVHILKGWEWQQHVHPEDAARIYDVWETALHTGQTALLQGRWRRASTGQYRWHTGQIIPVHNENGQISNWVGSLIDIHDQKLVEEALRDNAELRETKRKLQTERDFSRSLIDNTIDGIFTFDHTPC
- a CDS encoding WG repeat-containing protein, with product MYRICYFIFLLCTFSSLAQNNSTLIPFQHSDGSYGYKDESGSIVIEPQYESAKAFRGAYAGAKANGSWGLVTSRGKWAIPAKYEDIGWTVEKEAVPAVSGEVTGYKQQGKWGLISVRNKVITPPTYEMLAYFSPDYIKAGKIVTQFQQTDTLFGLIDTKGNEIIPIVYHSLAVMPQAGIILAGINRIYNADNSSVQAYGLLSTSHQVLLPLEYANISQGKPGTVEVTSFPAFHWTDAKGQIKSKVAADSLYEISQHIFAFTWQGKTGIYTAPTSTIRSSFDQVFPSTQGYVLYRSKNKYGALTRNGDTLQTYLPARYDSLVILSGQYIKAGIRQQDNWEWELVSANAANAQPIKSKAYHFIDAINDSSYIRVRKDKLYGFINSSDEQSIPLQFDSLGNFIDSVCVAVQNGKAGILKKDGSWYLPPTAERYQISTFGYFIRQEKGRWDVLDKAGKKQYTSPIPLNFVDDGSIAFRQKGKVGRLNPGGVLCVPAVYDSVSVMSGEGTFWAFEKSNIFLYDREGTMLVKEPKKIEQLKYVPHQYSLVRTGGRYGYVDERGRLRISNRYDGGQPFAEGLAAVRLSGKWGFVNNADKIAIQPYYEEVTPFQGGFSIAKKGKKWGLLDKNGKETAGFTYDRIIRDTTGVFITEKGGKQGLLGKNGVESIYVKYEKLTPLPDGNVRMEVQGKYGLLTSKGIVLLPATYDGILYNRYSQTYLLLHKPISFELTIQQILSGELARQK
- a CDS encoding DUF4136 domain-containing protein — protein: MKTTTIPSIFLLTFIVFSACMRQDRYLVETDYSYRADFRKYKSFCMANNMQLDGDSSMNNPIIEREIKNRLELHGYKMTQKKPSLLVFHKIYYKDFKFQGYNQPEINKENWIPKEDLDEEEGYDPVKYSLKEGTLLIQLVDTKRDITIWQGYASGVFDEKALNNERFLRRAVRSIFDKYGFFADGFLVNERGNN